The Mesorhizobium sp. AR10 genome includes the window AAGAAGGACCGCGTCGATGACGCCCTCAACGCGACCCGCGCGGCCGTCGAAGAAGGCATCGTTCCCGGCGGCGGCGTCGCTCTCTTGCGCGCTTCGCTGAACATCAAGGCAACTGGCGCCAATTCCGACCAGACCGCTGGCATCAACATCGTCCGTCGCGCTCTGCAGGCTCCGGCCCGCCAGATCGCTGCGAACGCCGGTGCGGAAGCATCGATCGTTGCCGGCAAGATCCTTGAGAACAAGGGCGCGACCTTCGGCTACAACGCCCAGACCGGCGAATATGGCGACATGATCGCCATGGGTATCGTCGATCCGGTCAAGGTCGTTCGCACCGCTCTCCAGGACGCGGCCTCGGTCGCCGGCCTGCTCGTCACCACCGAAGCCATGATCGCGGAGGCTCCGAAGAAGGAGTCGGCTGGCGGCGGCATGCCTGGCGGCATGGGCGGCGGCGGCATGGGCGGCATGGGCGGCATGGATTTCTAATCCAGCCGATCTCGCTAGACTTACGGAAAGGGCGCCGAAAGGCGCCCTTTTTGTTTTTGAGCCGAAGCAGTAGGCCTCAGGCGGTTGTGTCGGCGCGTTGCCGCCTTTCCCCTCCGGCAAGCACGGCACCTTCGATGAGTGCGGCGACTTCATCAGCCACGGCCATCACCGGGGCGCGGTCGCGGGTGGCGCGGGCGATCACCATCAGCCCTTCCAGCGACGATTCGACAAGCAATGCCAGAGTTCGCGCGCGGCGCTCGGGCACCCCTGCCCCGACGAAGGCCGCCTGCAGAAGGCCTATCCACTGCTCGAAAGCAGAGCGGCACAATTCGGCCAGTTCCGGCACATCGGTCGGAGAATCCAGAACAACGGGTGCGATAGGGCAGCCAAGCGAAAACTGGTTGTCCTCCAGCATGCGCCCGACCGCCTGGTAGATATGGTGGACGGCCACTGCCGGGTCGGCCTCGGCGGCCAGCGCCTCGCCCAGTCCTTGCGTCACCTTGTCGACGCTGTCGCGGGTCACCTCGAGGACCAACTGGTCCTTGCCGCCCGGAAAGTGAAAGTACAACGACCCTCTCGGCGCGCCGCTGGCACTCAAGATGTCGTTGAGCGAGGTGCCGTGATAGCCGCGCTGCTTGAGCAGCAGCGCCGTCGTCTCGAGTATGCGGGTGCGGGTGTCGTTCGCCATGTCAGCCTCTGTCAGGAGCGAGCATTATAGGCCTTGCGCAGAATATGACAATCGGTCTACATAATATGTAGATCAGTCTACATATTTCTATACGACTGATCCATCGATTCCTCAAACCAACGGAGTGCAGACAATGACAATTCGTGAAGCCTCCGCCGAATGGCAAGGCACGCTGAAAGAGGGCTCTGGCCGGCTGCTCCTCGGCAGCGGCGTGTTCGAAGGCGCCTATTCCTTCCCGTCGCGTTTCGAGAATGGTCCCGGCACAAATCCCGAGGAACTGATCGCGGCGGCGCATGCCGGCTGCTTTTCAATGGCGCTGAGCGCCATACTCGGTAGCGCCGACCATGTCCCGGTGCACATCCGCACCGTCGCCAAGGTGCATCTCGGCGCGACGGCAGCCGGACCGACGATCACCCGCATCGAGCTCGAAACGCGAGCCGATGTCCCTGGCCTCGAGCCCGAGGAATTCCAGCGCCTTGCGGAGGCGGCGAAGACGACATGCCTCGTCTCCCGCGCTTTGGCCGGCGTTTCCAACATAAGTCTCAAGGCTGAGCTCATCCCGAGCGCCGCCCTCGCCGAAATATGAAATCCGGAGCCACCAGATGAAACAGGACAGCACCGTGACCATTCATGCAGACGACCACTCCATGCAGACGGCCGAGATCATGCGGCGGTTCAACGACGTGTTCCAGCTTCACGATCCGTCCGCACTGGCCGAACTGGTGGCCGACGACTGCGTCATCGAAAACACCGTGCCGGCGCCGGACGGCGCCCGCCATGCAGGCCGGGAAGCCTGTGTTGCACTGTGGTCGGCGATCGCCACGCAACCCGGCACGCGCTTCGACCTCGAAGAGACGTTCGTTGCCGGCGAACGGGCGACGATCCGTTGGCGCTATTTCATGGTCGACGGCAACTCCATCCGCGGCGTCAACCTGATGCGTGTCGCCGGCGGGCGGATCGTCGAGGCGATGGGCTACGTGAAGGGATAGTCGCGCCCGGCCGCCGCTAGCGCTCCGTCAGCGCCAATTTTGCGCCGAGCATGACGAAGGCGCCGGCGAAGGTACGGCGCAGCCAGGTCAACACCATCGGCCGCGACACCACATGGCTGCGGATCGAGGCGGCGAAGATGCCGTAGCCGACAAAGACGACGAAGGTCAAAAGCATGAAGACGGTGCTGAGTTCCAGCATCTTCGACAGCGCGTTCGGCTCGGTGGTGCTGACGAACTGCGGCAGGAAGGCAAAGAAGAAGATCGACAGTTTTGGATTGAGGATGTTGATGAGGATGCCGGAGGTGATCACCTTGCCCGCCGAGCGCGGCGCGACATTTTCCTCAACGCTCAAGCCGCCCCTCTCCTTCAGCGTGTTCCACGCCATGAAGAGCAGATAGGCAACGCCCAGATATTTCAGCGTCTCGAAGGCGAGCGCGCTGGTGTGCAGCAGCGCCGCCAGCCCGGTGATGGCGGCGGCCATATGCGGGATGATGCCGAGCGTGCAGCCGAAAGCGGCGATGACGCTGGCTCGCGCCCCGCGCGAAAGGCCGGCGCTCAGCGTGTAGAGAACGCCGGTGCCGGGCGAAGCCACGACGATCAGCGACGTCAACAGAAATTCGATGCTCACGATGGTTCCCTCCAGCGCCCTGCCGGCCGGCAAGGTATCGGGGGACGTGAAACAGGGCAAGCGGCGGAGCGCTTGATCTCCCCCCTTGAGGGGGAGATGTCGCCGAAGGCGACAGAGGGGGTCGCGGCGCATGAAGCGCCGACGCCTTCGTGACGAAAAAACGACGCCGGCGCTCTATGTGAGACGACCCCCTCTGACCGCTGCGCGGCCATCTCCCCCTCAAGGGGGGAGATTAGTGAGCGGCAGCCCGTGGGCGCGACGCGCCATCAGGCAATCGTCGCCGCCGGGCATGCAGGCACGGCAGACGTCGGGGCGGATCTCATAGATGCCGCAGGCGGTCACTTTGCCGACCTCACCGGTGAGCGCCGAGCAACGCACGCCATCACAGCGCATGCCGGATTCGTCGGCGGCCACGTGCTTTGCCGGAATCCGGTCGAGCTGCGCGTCATCCTCGGTGGAGAAGCGCGGCCACTCGGCCGAATAGGAACAGCAGGCGCCGCAGCTCTGGCAGTCGAACATGGCAACCAGGTCGACGCTCTCTGCCGGAGACGAAAAATCGCCGGCCAGGGCAACCGGCCCTGGCCAGAAACGATCGGCGTCCTGCGGCAAGGCTGCTATTTCTTCTTGGTCTTGCGCGACGGCGCTTGCGCCGGCGACTTGAACAGATCGGTCGCGGCATCAGTGGATTCGTCGGCTTTCGGCGCGGCGGCGGGCTTGGCCGGCTTTGCGGCGGCGGCAGGTGCTACCGATTGGTTCTTGGCGGAAAACTTGATGGCCATGTCAATCCTCGTCAGAGAAACGCGATGATGGCGCATTCGGGTTGCGCAAGCGGCCGATCAGCGCCGAGACCGCCGTGATGTTCATTTCCTCGGGCGACCAGTTCCTGGCCTCCTCGATGTGCCGGGGTGCCAGTTCGCGATGCGTGCTGCCGCTGTAGGCGGCATCCTGATGGGTGACGCGCTCATGCGTCTTGGCATTTTCGCGGATATATTCGATCAGATAGTTCGGACACTCGGCGCGACCGCGCACGCCGAGCCGCACCTGGGCATCGCCATGGGCGCGCTTGCAGCGTTCCAGCTTTTCAAGCACACGCCGGACATACTCGATCGGCTTGTCGAGGGTGCTGACGACGTCGGCAATGGTCGAATCGGCAGCCAGTGCCTTTTGCGGCACGCGTTTGGTGGCCATCAGCGTTTGCCCGCCCGTTTCGGCACGGCAGCAAGTGCTGCAGCCGCAGCCATATCGTCAGCTTCCTTTTCCAGACGCAATTCGCGCAGCCGCGCGGTCTTGGCCTCGCGGGCCTGGCTGACGGCATCCTGTTCGGAAGTGATGCGGTTGAGCGACATCGACTGGGTCTGGGCCTTGCTGAAGATGGATTCGGCCTGGTCGCGGGATTTCTTTGAAGTGGCGGTCAAGGTCTTTCTCCCGTTCGGAGCATGATGCCGAAAAGTGGCGAGATCGGTCTTTCGGCCAGGACCACGCACAAAGCAAGACGGCAGTCGGATTCAGATTGCTGGAGCGTCCTTAGCACGTTCAAGCGGACGCGCGGCGCTCTTTTGAACGTTTTGAAGCATTAGAAATGAAAAAGGCCAGGCATTGCCTGACCTTCCATCACTGCGCCGCGCGTCCGAATGAACGCGCATGCGCCAGAATTCGCCATTCACCAGTGCCAGTACATCCGTGGTCACCGGGAAGGCAGAATTCCGTGTTAGGCCGCCTTCAACTGATCGGCGGACATCTTGCCCGACTTGTTGTCGCGGACCATCTCGTAGCCGAGCTTCTGGCCTTCGACGATGTCGCGCATTCCGGCGCGCTCGACGGCCGAGATGTGAACAAAAACGTCTGCCGAACCATCGTCAGGCTGAATAAAACCAAAACCTTTGGTGGCGTTGAACCATTTAACTGTGCCGGTGCTCATAAACGAACCCTTTCCATGGCAAATATTCGTTAATCGTCGTGCGAATGCACAACGATTTTTGTCTCGATTTTTGATGGGGAAGTTCGTCAAAGGCGCGCATTCGTGCGCGGATAACAAAAGTCGGTCAAACAAATATCGACGAAATTCTTTTACGCTTCTTTTGGCATCCTGTCAATTTTTGGTTTGGCCACGGCCTGGATTCGACACAAGGTTGTTCGACACAGGGGATCCTGGGGTACTTTTGTGGCGGGCGCCGAAACGGGACATCAGCCAGTCCAAAAAAAATTGCAATATTCCGGGAACCATTCCGGCGCCCGTGCATTTTGTAGGTGCCGTCAGCAATTCATGAGAGCAATCTCAGGAAAGGCTAACGACAAAAAGACGCCCCCGCACAATAAAAGGTGCGAGGGGCGTTTTGTTTTGAGCGGGGCTTTCCGGCCGCGGGAACACCTCGCCGCCTACGCCATTTCCCGGAGACACTTCCTGCCCAAGGGCCGAGCGGCGATCAGCTCGTGACGTACCGGCTGCCGGGAGATGCGATAGACGGCGGCCGGCGGAATGTTCCGCAGCGTGCGCCCGATGCGTGTCGCCTCCAGCCCCAGCCCTTCCAGCACCTTGCCGGGGATCGGACAACGCGGACCGTAGGTGAACTGGTAGAAACAGCCGTCATCGCGCAGATGCGCAAACGATCCGGCAAGGATGGCCGTGACCGTCTTCAACGGCATGGACAGCAGCGGCAATCCGCTGACGACGGCGCCGGCCGGCGCCGCGCCCGCATCGATCGCATCGCCGATCTCAGCCGCATCGATGCACAGCAAGCGCGCCCGTGGAAACCGTTGGCGAAGCATGGCCGCGAAGTCCGCGCCTTTCTCGATCAGGATCAGTTTTTCCTCGCTGACGCCTTGCCGGATCAAGGCACGGGTGAAGACACCCGTCCCCGGCCCGAGCTCGATCACCGATCCGGTACCGGGCGCGATTTCGGAGACCATCAGCTTTGCCAGCGCGGCACCGGACGGGGTAATGGACGCCACCCGCAGCGGATCGAGCATCCAGGCGCGCAAGAAGCGAAGGACATCAGAGGCCATCGACTGGCTCCGCCCGGTTCGCGGGGTCGAAGCGGACGCCGGTCAAATCCTCGGAAAGCTGCCACAATCTCCTTGCCAGATCGGCATCGCGCGCCGCGGCGATCGGCTGGACAAGCGTCGGGTAGCCGCTCTTTTCGCCCTTGCCATCCGGCCCGATGAACTGCCCGCTGCTAACTGTGGGCGCGGTTGCCGCATGGAGCTGGTTGAGCGCGCCCATCGCCACATCCTGCGCCAGGAAGTGGTTGCCGAAGCGCATGAACAGTTTGAGGATGCCGGTTGGGCCGCTCAATTGCAGATTGGTGGCGGAATAGCCGGGATGGGCGAGCAGGCTGCGCACCGGCAGGCCTGCCGCCTTCAGGCGACGGTCGAGTTCCAGGGCGAACAGCACATTGGCGAATTTCGACTGGGCATAGAACGACACCCGGCCATAATTCCGGGCGCCGGCAAGGTCATCGAAATGGATCTGACCGCGCTTGTGCAGGTCGGAACTGACGGTGACGACCCGACCGTCGCTGTTTTGCGCCAAGCGGTCGAGCAGAAGCGCCGTCAGCACGAAATGCGCGAGATGGTTGACGCCAAACTGCAGTTCGTGGCCCTGCCGGGTCAGGGTGCGCGGCGGCATCATGACGCCGGCATTGTTGACCAGAACGTCAACCGCCAGCCCGTCTTCGATGATCGTTGCAACGAAGCGGCGCACGTCGTCGAGATCGGCGAGGTCGAGCCGCCGCAATTCGAGTGATCCGCTGACATGCTCGGCTTCGATCCTGGCCTTTGCCGCCCTGCCCTTGGTCTCATCGCGCGCCGTCATCACGACATGGGCGCCGTGGCGCGCCAGCTCCAGCGCCGTCTGGAAGCCAAGGCCGCTGTTGGCTCCGGTGACGACGATCGTGCGCCCGGACTGGTCGGGGATATCGGCCGCTGTCCAGCGGCCTGGCGCAATTGGGTCGTTGGCGGCGACGCGATGGATTGCGGACAAGTCTTGGGTTGCAGGCAGGGACTGGGTTGCAGACAAGCGCATTGTTGCAGACATGGGGATGTCTCCGTGGTTAGCCGTGAAACGATCTATCTTAACACTGTCAAGTGACACGTTAACCCGAAATCTGTACAATGTAAAGATTGAACATGGGAAGGGCGAAATGGCTGTAGAAGCGGAACGCGATGCCTATCACCACGGCGACCTTCGGGATGCCCTGATCAAGGCGACGGACGCCATACTTGCCGAGCGCGGCCTCGAAGGGTTCACCTTGCGCGAGGCGGCGCGACGCGCGCATGTGTCGCCCGCCGCTCCGGCGCATCATTTCGGCAGTTCCGCCGGGCTGCTCACCGAAGTCGCCATTCTCGGCTTCCTCGAACTGGTTCGCCACATCAGCATCGGCAAATCGGCGGGCAGCCCGGTCGAGCGCCTGAAAAAACAGGGCGTCGGCTATGTCCGGTTCGCGCTTACCTTCCCCGGCCGCTTCCACCTGATGTTCCGGCACGACCTCTTGTTGGCAGACAATGAGAGGCTGGGTGCTGCTTCCGAACAGGCCCTGGCGGCCATCGCGCCGACCATCCGCGCCTTGCGCGCCATGCCGGACGACGAGGAACTCGACGCGCCGGCGCGCGCCATGCTGCTGGCGGTGTGGTCGACCGTGCACGGCTTCGCGCACCTTGCCCTCGACGGCAAGTTCGCCCGCATCGAGCCGAACGCGACCGCGGATTACCTTCTTGGCGATCTCTTGCCGCAAACGCTGGAAACGCTGTGGCCGGAACCCTCGGCAAAATAACACCACGGCAGCCCGAAAATCAGAATCGCTTTTATGGAAGCCCGCCTGTGGTCAGTCCTGCTCGTGGGGACCTGGCTCCGGCCAGGTCTCCTTCGCCGCTTCGGCATACCAGTGGCGCATCGCCGGCGTCGCCAGCACGGCATCGACATAGGCGCGTGTATCCGGCGCCAGCGCGCCGCCATAGGTGTCGAAGCGGGTGACGATCGGTGCATACATGGCGTCGGCCGCGGTGAAATGCCCGAACAGGAACGGACCGCCCTCGCCGTAGTGTTCCCTGCATTGCCGCCACAGCGCCTCGATACGCGCCCGCTGCGCCTCGCCTTCGGCGTCGAGCGGCTTGTGGCCCTTCGGCCGGCGCAGATTCATCGGCCAGCCATAGCGGACCTCGCGAAAGGCCGAATGCATCTCGGTCGCAACTGAGCGGGCAAGCGCGCGGGCGCCGATGTCGGCCGGCCACAGCTTCTTCTCGGGAAACAGGTCGGCCAGATATTCAAGGATGGCAAGGGTTTCCCAGACGATCTTGCCATTGTGATTCAGCACCGGCACCAGCCCGGTCGGCGACACTTTTGCCAGATTGGCAAAGGTCTCAGGCGTGCGCAGCCGAACGAAGCTCTCCTCGAACGGAATCTCGAGATGCTTCATCGCCACCCATGGCCTCAGCGACCAGGACGAAAAGCATTTGTTGCCGATGAAGAGCGTGAATTCAGCCAAGGTGGTTTCCCCAAAAAGATTTCAATTTGCCTGCGCCGTTGCAATCCCTGCCGGCGTCACACCGGCGCGGGATCGGATGGCGACAACCGCGCTGGCAATGTCGGCATTGACACGCAGCGCCTCGCGTCCGGCCTCGATGGTGAGGTCGACCTGCTCGACCGGCAGCTTCAGCCGGGTCGGGATGGCGTTGAGCCTGATTTGCTTGGCCGCATCGACGTCGGCGAAAGACAGATGCTGCACCACGAGCCGGACGTCACGGCAGTTCCAGCCGGCCGTCGAGCCTCGATAGGCGGCCACCGTCTTGGCCGGCAAGGCGCAGCGGTAGCGCACCAGCTCCCCCTTCCACTGCGAGACGGCAAGCGTCAGCGCGTCGAATTCGTCGCGCACCGAGGCAGAAAGCGTGGTGCTGGTCACGGCGTCGAACAGCTCCGAAGCCTTTGGCCCGTGCAGTGATTTCGCCCAACTCACATCGCTGTTGCTGCCGGCGTCGGCGACGATGAAGATCAGCGTCGTCAGGCGGACGGCCGCCGACGGCGAGAGCGGCCCGTAGGGCGTGCCGGCGGCGGAGCGCTCGAGCGCGAAGCCGGTGATGCCGATATTGTCGGTCAAGCCGCCATCGAGCAGCTTCACGTAGTCGAGCGGATCGGCGTTCTGGTAAGAATCGAGCGCGCTGGCGTAGGCTCTCAGCCTGAGCGAAGCGTTGCGGTCGGCAAGCGCGCGGCTCAGCCACAACGGCTTGTGGTAACCGCAATCCGGCTTGGTGGCGGAGACCACGATCGGCGCGAAGACGATGGGCACCGCTGCGGAAGCCGCGACCGCATCGGCAAGCCGCACCTTGTCGAGGTCGCTGCACAGTGCCGCGAACGTGTCGTAGCTGAACAGGAACGGCGTGCGGTTGTAGATATCGGATGCGTTGATCCAGACGATGGGCCGGTCCGGCGTGCGGAAGGCATCGAAGGTGGCGCCATCGAAGAGATGGTCGTTCAGCCATTTGGCAAAGCCGCTGCGGTCGTTGACGCCGCCATTGTAGGCGCGCACCAGATTGAACAGCGACAGCGATGTCCTGAGGTCGGCTTCCGCATTCTGGATCAGGAAGCGTTCGCGAAAATCCTGGTAGCCGTCCTTGCCCTTGTAACCGAAATAGGCCGCAGCGACGGCGCCACCGGAGGCGCCGGAAATCATCCTG containing:
- a CDS encoding TetR/AcrR family transcriptional regulator, with product MANDTRTRILETTALLLKQRGYHGTSLNDILSASGAPRGSLYFHFPGGKDQLVLEVTRDSVDKVTQGLGEALAAEADPAVAVHHIYQAVGRMLEDNQFSLGCPIAPVVLDSPTDVPELAELCRSAFEQWIGLLQAAFVGAGVPERRARTLALLVESSLEGLMVIARATRDRAPVMAVADEVAALIEGAVLAGGERRQRADTTA
- a CDS encoding OsmC family protein, which translates into the protein MTIREASAEWQGTLKEGSGRLLLGSGVFEGAYSFPSRFENGPGTNPEELIAAAHAGCFSMALSAILGSADHVPVHIRTVAKVHLGATAAGPTITRIELETRADVPGLEPEEFQRLAEAAKTTCLVSRALAGVSNISLKAELIPSAALAEI
- a CDS encoding nuclear transport factor 2 family protein is translated as MKQDSTVTIHADDHSMQTAEIMRRFNDVFQLHDPSALAELVADDCVIENTVPAPDGARHAGREACVALWSAIATQPGTRFDLEETFVAGERATIRWRYFMVDGNSIRGVNLMRVAGGRIVEAMGYVKG
- a CDS encoding LysE family translocator — protein: MSIEFLLTSLIVVASPGTGVLYTLSAGLSRGARASVIAAFGCTLGIIPHMAAAITGLAALLHTSALAFETLKYLGVAYLLFMAWNTLKERGGLSVEENVAPRSAGKVITSGILINILNPKLSIFFFAFLPQFVSTTEPNALSKMLELSTVFMLLTFVVFVGYGIFAASIRSHVVSRPMVLTWLRRTFAGAFVMLGAKLALTER
- a CDS encoding YkgJ family cysteine cluster protein: MFDCQSCGACCSYSAEWPRFSTEDDAQLDRIPAKHVAADESGMRCDGVRCSALTGEVGKVTACGIYEIRPDVCRACMPGGDDCLMARRAHGLPLTNLPP
- a CDS encoding cold-shock protein, yielding MSTGTVKWFNATKGFGFIQPDDGSADVFVHISAVERAGMRDIVEGQKLGYEMVRDNKSGKMSADQLKAA
- a CDS encoding class I SAM-dependent methyltransferase gives rise to the protein MLDPLRVASITPSGAALAKLMVSEIAPGTGSVIELGPGTGVFTRALIRQGVSEEKLILIEKGADFAAMLRQRFPRARLLCIDAAEIGDAIDAGAAPAGAVVSGLPLLSMPLKTVTAILAGSFAHLRDDGCFYQFTYGPRCPIPGKVLEGLGLEATRIGRTLRNIPPAAVYRISRQPVRHELIAARPLGRKCLREMA
- a CDS encoding oxidoreductase; its protein translation is MSAIHRVAANDPIAPGRWTAADIPDQSGRTIVVTGANSGLGFQTALELARHGAHVVMTARDETKGRAAKARIEAEHVSGSLELRRLDLADLDDVRRFVATIIEDGLAVDVLVNNAGVMMPPRTLTRQGHELQFGVNHLAHFVLTALLLDRLAQNSDGRVVTVSSDLHKRGQIHFDDLAGARNYGRVSFYAQSKFANVLFALELDRRLKAAGLPVRSLLAHPGYSATNLQLSGPTGILKLFMRFGNHFLAQDVAMGALNQLHAATAPTVSSGQFIGPDGKGEKSGYPTLVQPIAAARDADLARRLWQLSEDLTGVRFDPANRAEPVDGL
- a CDS encoding TetR/AcrR family transcriptional regulator, which produces MAVEAERDAYHHGDLRDALIKATDAILAERGLEGFTLREAARRAHVSPAAPAHHFGSSAGLLTEVAILGFLELVRHISIGKSAGSPVERLKKQGVGYVRFALTFPGRFHLMFRHDLLLADNERLGAASEQALAAIAPTIRALRAMPDDEELDAPARAMLLAVWSTVHGFAHLALDGKFARIEPNATADYLLGDLLPQTLETLWPEPSAK
- a CDS encoding glutathione S-transferase family protein; its protein translation is MAEFTLFIGNKCFSSWSLRPWVAMKHLEIPFEESFVRLRTPETFANLAKVSPTGLVPVLNHNGKIVWETLAILEYLADLFPEKKLWPADIGARALARSVATEMHSAFREVRYGWPMNLRRPKGHKPLDAEGEAQRARIEALWRQCREHYGEGGPFLFGHFTAADAMYAPIVTRFDTYGGALAPDTRAYVDAVLATPAMRHWYAEAAKETWPEPGPHEQD
- a CDS encoding patatin-like phospholipase family protein, which encodes MHLLFRVALAVATSLLTAGCIADDVGPINVPTSEVGQPSPNFIPDPGDDGSTIVGLAFSGGGTRAAGFSYGVLRALDDIVIDERPYRRTLVDDIRMISGASGGAVAAAYFGYKGKDGYQDFRERFLIQNAEADLRTSLSLFNLVRAYNGGVNDRSGFAKWLNDHLFDGATFDAFRTPDRPIVWINASDIYNRTPFLFSYDTFAALCSDLDKVRLADAVAASAAVPIVFAPIVVSATKPDCGYHKPLWLSRALADRNASLRLRAYASALDSYQNADPLDYVKLLDGGLTDNIGITGFALERSAAGTPYGPLSPSAAVRLTTLIFIVADAGSNSDVSWAKSLHGPKASELFDAVTSTTLSASVRDEFDALTLAVSQWKGELVRYRCALPAKTVAAYRGSTAGWNCRDVRLVVQHLSFADVDAAKQIRLNAIPTRLKLPVEQVDLTIEAGREALRVNADIASAVVAIRSRAGVTPAGIATAQAN